The sequence CCGGCCACGCCGTTGCCATGGATATTGCTGACCTTGTTCATCTACGGCCTGGCGCGTTCGTTGCAATTTTCAACCTTGGCGACGCTGGCCTATGCCGATATCGGCGAAGCGCAGAAGAGCGCGGCCAGCACCTTGTGGAGCGTGGTGCAGCAGATGACGATCGGCATGGGCATCGCCTTTGACGCACTGGCGTTACGGGTCGCTGCCTACTTTCGCGGTATCAGCGCGGGTGCAGAGGAGGTGTCGGAGCCACATTTCGTGCTTACCGATTTTCATTGGGCTTTCGTGATGGCTGGCCTGCTGGTATTGCTGACGGTGCTCGGTTATCACAGCCTGGCGCGCAATGCCGGCAGCAATTTCGGCGGCGCGCGCCAGGCTGGAACCGATAGTACCCGCTAACCCGTCGCCAGTGACAAAAACGCGACAGAGGCGCGTGGGTTGTATCGGAATATTGCACATTATTGCAATTTGCCAACTTGTTTCATTTACAATCGATGGTTGATTGCCGACGCCGGTTTTTCGGCCAGGCTTGGGGGTAAGTCATGCGCGCATGACGGCAGGAATTATTACAAAACTAGAATCGAATAATGATGATTATTGGCATAGATCTCGGCACTACCAACAGCCTGGTGTCAGTTTGGCGCGATGGACAATCCCATATCATTCCGAATGCCTTAGGTGAAAACCTGACGCCGTCTTGCGTCAGCATCGATGAAGACGGCAGCGTGCTGGTCGGGCGGGCAGCGCAGGAACGCCTGCAGACGCATCCGAACCGTAGCGCGGCCCTGTTCAAGCGCTATATGGGTAGTGAAAAGAAAGTTCGCCTGGCGGGCAAGGATTTCCGCCCGGAAGAACTGTCGTCCATGGTGCTGCGCTCCCTCAAAGCGGACGCCGAGACCTTCCTTGGCGAAGCCGTGGAAGAAGCCATCATCACCGTTCCCGCCTATTTCAGCGACGCCCAGCGCAAGGCGACTCGTGTCGCCGGCCAGCTGGCCGGCCTGAGGGTGGAGCGGCTCCTGAACGAACCGACCGCGGCAGCACTGGCATATGGCATGCAGGATGTCGCTGCGGAAAGCAAGTTCCTGGTATTCGACCTCGGCGGCGGCACGTTCGATATCTCGATTCTGGAAATGTTCGAAGGCGTGATGGAAGTCAGGGCATCGGCGGGGGACAATTTCCTGGGCGGTGAAGATTTCGCCACCTTGCTGTGCGATGCGTTTGTAGAAAAGAGCGGCTTGCGTGCATCGATGGACGGCATGGTCCGCACGCCGCAACAAGACCAGCGCCTGCGCGATGAGGCCGAAAAGGTCAAGCGCCAGTTGTCGGATACCGCCAGCGTCACCATGCGCATGCAATACGGCGAGCAGGAATACAAATGGGAGATTGACGAAGAGGCCTTCACCAAGCTGGCGGAGCCGTTGCTGGCGCGCTTGCGTACGCCGATAGAGCGCGCCCTGCGCGACGCCCGCATCCGCGCGGCGACGCTGGACAAGATCGTGCTGGCCGGCGGCGCCACCCGCATGCCGATGGTGCGCAAGCTGGTGTCACGCATGTTCGGCCGTTTCCCGCTGGTGCATTTCAATCCGGATGAAGTAGTGGCGCTCGGCGCGGCAGTGCAGGCGGGCTTGAAAATGCGCGATTCGGCGCTGGATGAAGTCGTCATGACCGACGTCTCGCCTTACTCGTTGGGGATTGCGATTTCGCGCCAGGTCGGCCCCAACCAGTATATTCCCGGCCACTATCTGCCGATCATCGAACGCAATATGGTGGTGCCGGTGTCGCGCGTGGAAAACATCACCACGATCCAGGATAATCAGAAAGAGCTGCATGTGGCGATCTACCAGGGTGAGTCGCGCCTGGTGAAAGATAATGTCTACCTGGGCACGATCCAGTTCCCGATCACGCCTAAGAAGGCAGGGGAGGTCGCGGTCGACGTCCGTTTCACCTACGATCTGAACGGCATCCTGGAAGCCGAGGCCACCGTGGCAGGGAGCGATCAGGTGCACAAGCTGGTGATTGCGGAAAACCCCGGGGTCATGTCGCCGGAACAGATCGAGCAGCGCTTCCACGAACTGGAACACCTCAAGATCCACCCACGCAGCCAGGCAGAAAACCGTGCCCTGATGGCACGCGCCGAACGCCTCTACGAGCAGTCGCTGGGCGACGTCCGGACTTTTCTGTCGCATCGCATTGCTGCTTTCCAGGTCTTGCTGGAGTCGCAGAAGATGGATGAGATCCGCCATGCGCGCGTGGAGCTGAAGAAGCATCTCGACCATCTCGAAAATGAAAGCTACATCTGATGCATTCCGAATGGAACAAGTGGATCTGGAGCGCGCTCGATATTCCGCCGTCGGACGATGAGCGTACGGTCAAGCGTGCTTACGCCAAACGCCTGAAAGTAGTGCGGCCGGACGACGATCCGGAGAAATTCCAGGCTTTGCGGCAGGCTTATGAGCGCGCCCTGGCGCTGATCCAGCAATCATTTGCCGGCAACGCCGGCCACGGTAACGCGGCGGCATTGCCGGCCGCGGCAAAAGCGGTCGATCCGGCCGGCGAGACGATGGCAGAAAGCCTGGCCCATCCCGGCCTGCCTGCCGCCAAGCAGACGATCATT comes from Collimonas pratensis and encodes:
- a CDS encoding MFS transporter, whose amino-acid sequence is MSAFRSGLLLLASAFGNLCMKMFTTRIIRRYGFRRVAIINVAIAALFVLACSLLAPATPLPWILLTLFIYGLARSLQFSTLATLAYADIGEAQKSAASTLWSVVQQMTIGMGIAFDALALRVAAYFRGISAGAEEVSEPHFVLTDFHWAFVMAGLLVLLTVLGYHSLARNAGSNFGGARQAGTDSTR
- a CDS encoding molecular chaperone HscC, with the translated sequence MIIGIDLGTTNSLVSVWRDGQSHIIPNALGENLTPSCVSIDEDGSVLVGRAAQERLQTHPNRSAALFKRYMGSEKKVRLAGKDFRPEELSSMVLRSLKADAETFLGEAVEEAIITVPAYFSDAQRKATRVAGQLAGLRVERLLNEPTAAALAYGMQDVAAESKFLVFDLGGGTFDISILEMFEGVMEVRASAGDNFLGGEDFATLLCDAFVEKSGLRASMDGMVRTPQQDQRLRDEAEKVKRQLSDTASVTMRMQYGEQEYKWEIDEEAFTKLAEPLLARLRTPIERALRDARIRAATLDKIVLAGGATRMPMVRKLVSRMFGRFPLVHFNPDEVVALGAAVQAGLKMRDSALDEVVMTDVSPYSLGIAISRQVGPNQYIPGHYLPIIERNMVVPVSRVENITTIQDNQKELHVAIYQGESRLVKDNVYLGTIQFPITPKKAGEVAVDVRFTYDLNGILEAEATVAGSDQVHKLVIAENPGVMSPEQIEQRFHELEHLKIHPRSQAENRALMARAERLYEQSLGDVRTFLSHRIAAFQVLLESQKMDEIRHARVELKKHLDHLENESYI